In a single window of the Papaver somniferum cultivar HN1 chromosome 8, ASM357369v1, whole genome shotgun sequence genome:
- the LOC113304485 gene encoding meiosis-specific protein ASY1-like isoform X5: MMNISRTGNKKQGATFKSNGNTDITPNQMRSSACKMVRTLVQLMRTLDRMPEERTILMKVLYYEDVTPIEYEPPFFRGCSEQEANHPWLKNPLKMEIGNVNSKHFVLALKVKSILDPCQNENNDMEDDEEISLGVGSTPTTDPSDSDSEMSHSANDDDGYVVAPVDKARSRENNGMTDHEDDTQDAEEDEHQLTRVRDWISSRHIDNVELTDVLSSFPDISVALTEEIMDKLVNQNILSRTGKDSYSISKLKAIVVKEEMDVQVNQVDEEVQRGNDEDYLYLKALYHVLPLDYVTISKLQSKLEGEANQATVRKLLDRMACDGYVDAKSKPRLGKRVIRSELTDKKLLEVKNVLEIKLSAMEISEPQNISTCGGLHSVGSDLTRTRERSVDTQQNGSSRIQEQLGNNTPIRRNEPAVSRESGIPGSGKRNGVDGRVFTNCREGDDTFCSRPSRCRKTSMVKEPIHQNMKRQKSQGGGALE; encoded by the exons atgatgaacatAAGTCGTACTGGAAATAAGAAACAAGGAGCAACATTCAAGTCTAATGGCAATACAGACATTACACCAAACCAAATGAG GAGTTCTGCTTGTAAAATGGTCCGAACTCTGGTTCAATTGATGCGAACGCTGGACCGTATGCCAGAAGAG CGTACAATCTTGATGAAGGTTCTTTATTATGAGGATGTGACT CCTATAGAGTATGAGCCTCCATTCTTCAGAGGCTGCTCAGAACAAGAAGCTAACCATCCATGGTTGAAGAACCCTCTCAAAATGGAAATCGGAAATGTTAATAGCAAACATTTCGTACTAGCTCTCAAG GTCAAAAGCATTCTGGATCCATGTCAAAATGAAAACAATGACATGGAAGATGATGAGGAAATCAGCTTGGGTGTTGGTTCAACACCAACAACTGATCCTTCAGATTCAGATAGCGAG ATGAGCCATTCAGCAAATGATGACGATGGGTACGTTGTAGCTCCTGTAG ATAAAGCCCGATCACGTGAAAACAATGGCATGACGGATCACGAAG ATGATACACAGGATGCGGAAGAGGACGAGCATCAGTTAACACGTGTAAGAGACTGGATTAGCTCTCGCCACATTGACAATGTTGAACTGACTGATGTTCTCTCTAGCTTCCCGGACATATCAGTG GCTCTGACTGAAG AAATCATGGATAAACTTGTAAACCAAAATATACTGTCAAGAACTGGAAAGGATTCTTACTCCATCAGCAAGCTGAAG GCGATTGTCGTGAAGGAAGAGATGGATGTACAAGTGAACCAAGTTGATGAGGAAGTTCAGCGAGGGAATGATGAGGACTACTTGTACTTGAAG GCTCTGTATCATGTCCTTCCTCTAGATTATGTCACAATATCTAAACTTCAAAGTAAGCTGGAAGGAGAGGCAAATCAGGCAACTGTGCGTAAACTGCTCGATAGGATGGCTTGTGATGGATATGTGGATGCCAAGAGCAAACCAAGATTAG GTAAACGTGTCATTCGATCTGAATTGACTGACAAGAAGCTACTTGAGGTCAAGAATGTTTTGGAGATCAAGTTATCG GCAATGGAGATAAGTGAACCTCAAAACATATCAACCTGCGGTGGTCTCCACTCTGTTGGTTCTGATCTTACTAGAACTCGAGAAAGATCAGTTGACACTCAGCAGAATGGATCGTCTAGAATTCAGGAGCAACTTGGAAACAACACACCCATTCGCAGAAATGAG CCTGCCGTGTCAAGGGAGAGTGGTATACCAGGGAGCGGTAAGCGAAATGGTGTGGATGGGAGAGTATTCACTAACTGTCGTGAGGGTGATGATACCTTCTGTAGTCGTCCCAGTCGCTGCAGGAAAACTAGCATG GTGAAAGAGCCCATCCATCAAAACATGAAGCGTCAGAAATCTCAAGGTGGTGGCGCATTGGAGTAA